GAGGATTTGCAACATGGTTGAAAAGGATATGCTGCCTATAAGCATTGTGGATGGCAAGGGGTTTCGTGAGTTGATGAACTATTGTGAGCCAGACTACCAAATCCCTTCTCGAGAAACAATAACAACCCGCATAGAGGCTCGCTACAAAAGAAAGAAAGCCGAGCTGAAAGCACGACTGGCCAACACGCATGTAGCAATAACCACTGACTGTTGGACGTCAAATACAACAGAGAGCTATATCACCGTCACTTGCCACTACATGGAGGACTGGCTGATGAGGTCGGCAGTCCTAGCCACAGAGAGTATGCCGATGAGCCATACGGCTGATAATTTAGCAGAACGGCTGAATGAAATTGTGCATGCATGGGGGCTGACCGGGCGAGTGATAGCCTGTGTTCACGACAACGCGAGTAACATCGTCTTAGCAAACAGCCAACCTCGAGTCGACTGGGCCTCTGTTCCATGCTACACCCATACCCTACAACTGGCCATCAACGATGGTTTCGCTGGGACCCTGCACCAAGTCATCGCAGCTGCAGGAAGATTGGTCAAACACTTTAAGCACAGCACTAAAGCCACCAAAGCGCTGGAAACCAAGCAAGGCCAAATGGGCTTGGAACGCCACCAGCTCATTCAATCCTGCAAAACGAGGTGGAATTCAGTCTGTGACATGTTTGCGAGACTGGTGGAGCAGCGGTGGGCGGTGTGCGCCGTACTATCAGACCGCACGTTCACCAAGCTGTCTGATGCTCGGACACTTGAGATCAGAGACGACCACTGGAAAATCATGGAGGAAATGGGCCCTGTTCTAGTCGCTCTGAAGACAGCAACTACCGTGATGTCTACAGAGACTGAGGTAGAGTAttactttacccccccccccccttgcacGATTTTGTCATTTGAATTTGAATGCTACTTTATGCATATCACTGTTCTCTGTGTAATATATTTCCAATGTCATAtattatgagtaaaaaaaaagagggggaaaGAAAACGTAAGCTTTcttttagttgaccttgtaccTATTTACCTAACCTGTGAATCTGTACTGTTATGAAACTTTTCTATACAAAGGAACTAAACTcaactaatatatatttttttcttcaggtGTCCATATCCAACACGTATCCCATCAGCTTCGGTTTAATCGACGTGCACCTCAAGAAGAGAGTCGAGGGAGACTCAGGCAAAGTGGCAGAATTCAAATCTAAAGTGGCTGCTTCACTGAGCAGACGGATGAAGGTAACAGCTAatgtctattattaatattattattgcagCATCTAATAAATAACCTATACAAAACATACATAGCATTGTACAAAATATGCATTGCCCATGTAAGGTTAGGTGGCACTGCTTgcttattatattaataattgaagtt
The Entelurus aequoreus isolate RoL-2023_Sb linkage group LG18, RoL_Eaeq_v1.1, whole genome shotgun sequence DNA segment above includes these coding regions:
- the LOC133634102 gene encoding E3 SUMO-protein ligase ZBED1-like isoform X2, which codes for MKRRKRSAVWEHFTLKEDDATCKICKAVLKYNNSTSSLNYHLKSLHAAVLGGESGGGARPGQPSVAEAFSKRKAVCDDARAEGITQRICNMVEKDMLPISIVDGKGFRELMNYCEPDYQIPSRETITTRIEARYKRKKAELKARLANTHVAITTDCWTSNTTESYITVTCHYMEDWLMRSAVLATESMPMSHTADNLAERLNEIVHAWGLTGRVIACVHDNASNIVLANSQPRVDWASVPCYTHTLQLAINDGFAGTLHQVIAAAGRLVKHFKHSTKATKALETKQGQMGLERHQLIQSCKTRWNSVCDMFARLVEQRWAVCAVLSDRTFTKLSDARTLEIRDDHWKIMEEMGPVLVALKTATTVMSTETEVSISNTYPISFGLIDVHLKKRVEGDSGKVAEFKSKVAASLSRRMKIASDDFLTSTPMIATMVDPRHKHLSFLSPARRISANAKLLELAQAEDVSSTSTTADGASSASASTTGEEEEGAQPDVPVQEAAPQRHTSAMVQLLGAYYTNQIGGEKMKQGIRGWQKWQNDTCVSLLHQCLLNACSQHVALL
- the LOC133634102 gene encoding E3 SUMO-protein ligase ZBED1-like isoform X3, whose amino-acid sequence is MVEKDMLPISIVDGKGFRELMNYCEPDYQIPSRETITTRIEARYKRKKAELKARLANTHVAITTDCWTSNTTESYITVTCHYMEDWLMRSAVLATESMPMSHTADNLAERLNEIVHAWGLTGRVIACVHDNASNIVLANSQPRVDWASVPCYTHTLQLAINDGFAGTLHQVIAAAGRLVKHFKHSTKATKALETKQGQMGLERHQLIQSCKTRWNSVCDMFARLVEQRWAVCAVLSDRTFTKLSDARTLEIRDDHWKIMEEMGPVLVALKTATTVMSTETEVSISNTYPISFGLIDVHLKKRVEGDSGKVAEFKSKVAASLSRRMKIASDDFLTSTPMIATMVDPRHKHLSFLSPARRISANAKLLELAQAEDVSSTSTTADGASSASASTTGEEEEGAQPDVPVQEAAPQRHTSAMVQLLGAYYTNQVTNDVERELDSFLKDAVPNLDSDPNHPTDWWGKNEARYPRLAKVAKRYMCIPATSVPSERVFSACGLTVTKLRSRLTPEHVDMLIYLNKNE
- the LOC133634102 gene encoding E3 SUMO-protein ligase ZBED1-like isoform X1; protein product: MKRRKRSAVWEHFTLKEDDATCKICKAVLKYNNSTSSLNYHLKSLHAAVLGGESGGGARPGQPSVAEAFSKRKAVCDDARAEGITQRICNMVEKDMLPISIVDGKGFRELMNYCEPDYQIPSRETITTRIEARYKRKKAELKARLANTHVAITTDCWTSNTTESYITVTCHYMEDWLMRSAVLATESMPMSHTADNLAERLNEIVHAWGLTGRVIACVHDNASNIVLANSQPRVDWASVPCYTHTLQLAINDGFAGTLHQVIAAAGRLVKHFKHSTKATKALETKQGQMGLERHQLIQSCKTRWNSVCDMFARLVEQRWAVCAVLSDRTFTKLSDARTLEIRDDHWKIMEEMGPVLVALKTATTVMSTETEVSISNTYPISFGLIDVHLKKRVEGDSGKVAEFKSKVAASLSRRMKIASDDFLTSTPMIATMVDPRHKHLSFLSPARRISANAKLLELAQAEDVSSTSTTADGASSASASTTGEEEEGAQPDVPVQEAAPQRHTSAMVQLLGAYYTNQVTNDVERELDSFLKDAVPNLDSDPNHPTDWWGKNEARYPRLAKVAKRYMCIPATSVPSERVFSACGLTVTKLRSRLTPEHVDMLIYLNKNE